The segment tatgagagcccaggttactctgatagtggccttcagctcttctgcattcttgggtctggcatatcgcatcttcctcttcacaataccccatatattttctatggggttaaggtcaggcgagtttgctgaccaattaagaacagggataccatggtccttaaaccagatagtggtagctttggcactttgtgcaggtgccaagtcctgttggaaaatgaaatctgcatctccataaagttggtcagcagcaggaagcattaaggtgctctaaaacttcctggtatacaactgtgttgaccttggacctcagaaaacacagtggaccaacaccagcagatgacatggcaccccaaaccagcACTGACTGtgaaaactttacactggacctcaagcaacgtggattgtgtgcctctcctctcttcctccacactctgggaccctgatttccaagggaaatgcaaaatttactttcatcacagaacataactttggaccactcagcagcagtccagtcctttttgtatttagcccaggcgagacgcttctgacactgtctgttgttcaagagtggcttgacacaaggaatgcgacagctgaaacccatgtcgtGCATATGTCTGtttgtagtggttcttgaagtactgactccagctgcagtccactctttgtgaatctcccccacatttttgaatgggttttgtttcacaatcctctccagggtgcggttatccctattgcttgtacacttttttctaccacatgttttccttcccttcacctctctattaatgtgcttggacacagagctctgtgaacagccagcctcttttgcaatgaccttttgtgtcttgccctccttgtgcaaggtgtcaatggtcgtcttttggacaactgtcaagtcagcagtcttccccatgattgtgtagcctacagaaatagactgagagaccatttaaaggctttgcaggtgttttgagttaagtagctgattagagtgtggcaccaggtgtcttcaatattgaaccttttcacaatattctaattttctgagaaattgaatttgggattttccttagttgtcagttataatcataaaaattaaaagaaataaacatttgaaatatatcagtctgtatgtaatgaatgaatataatatacaagtttcactttttgaatggaattagtgaaataaatcaactttttgatgatattctaattataggaccagcacctgtatatatatatatatatatatatatatgtgtgtgtgtgtgtgtgtgtgtgtgtttgtgtgtgaaacaaaaactactacttttattcatttttatttcttagttgtatatttaaaatatagccTGTAGTTACCATGATTAAtattattcattgtaataatgattattattcatTATGTGGCATTCTTTAAGAAATCATCATTAACAGAAGCAAAACAGTTAATAAACCTGATTTATTTTACCTTTCCAGATGGGTAATCTCCTGCCCTATAGTGACCCCGGCATAGTCTTCCTCTTCCTCGGGTCATTCGCCGTGGTAACCATCATGCAGTGTTTTCTGATCAGTACAGTGTTTGCACGTGCCAACCTGGCAGCGGCTTGCGGGGGCATTATCTACTTTACGCTCTACTTGCCTTATGTGCTCTGTGTGGCTTGGCAAGACTACGTGGGCTTCAGCGCCAAAGTCATTGCTGTAAGTTTATGACCATCTGAAAAACAATTGATAAAAAATATCAGTTACAAAGTGCAAATGTATTTGTGTGCAGCAGCATCAtcgattgttggccaagtgcatTAGGTTATCGTACAGTATATTGCATAAGGAAACTAATTTATACTGCTCTCCTTATCTAAAATGACCTACGGGTGCGATGAGAATGTCTTAACTGTAAAATCGTACTTTAAACCCATTGTAGGTTTTGGTTCCTGTCACTAGATTACAAGGAAGCTTCACTGGGGTGTTCCTTTTTAAAGTAGTTAAATTCTAGAGACAAATTAAAGATCTGGGCCAAAAACACAAGAGTTCAGTAAGAGGTGAGCAAGCGCTGAAGAGTACATGAGATTACTTTGACCAAGGCACTTAACCCTAGGGTTTTCTGAGGCGGATTGATCCTGGGCAGTTACCTGGTCTAGTTTTCCAGTAAAATACCTAAACATTCTTTATTCACAATTTACTTGCGAACCAAAAAACATGACTAACATTTTATGTGTACTTCAGGGAGGAAAAAAACACCACCACTTACATCTAATTTGGTTGTGTCCACAGAGCTTACTGTCTCCAGTGGCATTTGGATTTGGCTGTGAGTATTTTGCCCTGTTTGAGGAGCAAGGTGTGGGCATCCAATGGAATAACCTCTTCTCTAGCCCCGTGGAAGAAGACAACTATAACCTCACCACCTGCCTCATCCTTATGTACTTTGATGCCTTCCTGTATGGGGTCATGACGTGGTACATTGAGACCGTGTTCCCGGGGCAGTATGGCATTCCCAGGCCATGGTACTTCCCTTTCACTAAATCGTACTGGTTTGGAGAGAGTAACACAAACAAAACTGCAGTTCATGGAAAGAAGAGTAATGCTGggggtaagtttttttttataagggaTACACCAATATTACAAATCTGAACTCatgattattttcatgttttggcCGAATACTGATTAAAAAGCTTAAAAACTATACTATTTTGGAGAGGTGGTTAATATTAAGAAGCCACTGACACGTGTAGCTATGTTTAGTAACATATCTGGTTTTCAGTGGCATATGCCAGTGGACTGTTTTGAGTTTTTAATTTCGATCATTAGATATAATCTTAAACAATAATTGAttaattgtgttttgtgttcgTTTTTTTAAAGCTGTATGCACTGAAGAGGAACCCACTCACCTTGAATTGGGAGTTTACATTAAGAGTCTTGTGAAGGTCTACCGTCATGGCAAAAAACTAGCAGTCGATGGGTTGACACTTGGCTTCTATGAGGGGCAAATAACTTCTTTCCTAGGTCACAATGGAGCTGGAAAAACCACCACCATGTAAGttcacatttcacttttttttcataaaataaataaataaaatataataaaatgtattactgtttcaaattagcatattataattatttctgaaggaatcATATGGATTAAAGTAATGGCTGCTTGGATTTAGTTTTTGTTGGTTAAAATATCTAACCCTCCAGTTTGCCTTCAATATTTTAGGTCTATCCTAACTGGCCTTTTCCCTCCCACTTCTGGCACTGCATATATAATGGGCAAAGATATTCGCTCAGAGCTCAGTTCGATCAGACGGAGCCTTGGAGTGTGTCCACAACACAACGTCCTCTTCAGCATGTAAGTGCTTTAATCAGGCCCTGCAAGAAAAATGATTTGAAAACAAGTCACATTATCAGTTGATGGTAAGGTTGTATAAATCATTTCTGTATATGCTAATCAACCTTTGCTTGGCCTGGTGTATTTCAGGTTGACAGTAGAAGAGCACATCTGGTTCTATGGCCGTCTGAAGGGTCTGTCTGAGGAGGAAGTGAAGACTGAGACAGAGCAGATTCTGACTGATACCGGCCTTCCACACAAACGCAAATCCAGGACCAGCCAACTGTCCGGTGTGTGGCATTATGACCGCTGAAATTCTAGTTTGTTAGTTGTTTGATTTGTTGCAAACTTACATTTTTGAGCTCCTTAGGTGGTATGCAGAGGAAACTCTCGGTAGCCCTTGCTTTTGTTGGAGGGTCAAAGGTTGTTATTCTGGACGAGCCCACCGCTGGTGTGGACCCATACGCTAGAAGAGGCATCTGGGACCTTCTTCTGAAGTATCGTGCAGGTAACTACCcccattttttttgtatttaaaaacaaagaaaatgccATCAGATCGTATTGAATCATTGTGAACTTTTGGTATCTTTTAGGTCGGACTATCATTCTTTCCACCCATCATATGGATGAAGCAGATATTCTGGGTGATCGTATTGCTATCATCTCCCATGGAAAGCTTTGTTGTGTGGGATCTTCGCTCTATCTTAAAACTCAACTGGGAACTGGATACTATCTTACCTTGGTGAAGAAAAACACTGAGCCTTCTCTCAGTTCTTGCAGGAACTCAGGCAGCACCGTGTCCTTTGTCAAAAAAGtaagtacactttttttttgcttttttgcaaAAGCACCCAAGAAAAAACATGTATTAGTTGTTAAGCTAATATTTTAAACACTGTTGTTTCATTGGTTTTCTAGGATGACAATGCATCCGAGAGCAGTTCGGATGCTGGTCTAGGAAGCGACCAAGAGAGTGAGGCCGCCACAGCGATTGGTAAGACACCACCGGACCTCAAACTTTAAAATGATGGATaacttttcagttcatcacaTACTACCTGAATCTTCACTAAAGTTTTCACTTTGTTCAATATGTTCTGCAGGAACTACATGGTCCGAATCTCCCGTTGTTCCTGTTGATGTAGCCCTCATCTCCAGTCTAATCCTGAAGCATGTTCCCGCTGCCCGCATGGTGGAAGACCTTGGTCATGAGATCACATATGTGTTGCCATACGAGTCTGCCAAAGATGGTGCTTTCGTTGAGCTCTTCAATGACCTGGATGATCGCCTCGCTGACCTTTGCATTTCAAGCTATGGTGTCTCAGATACTACACTTGAAGAGGTACGTTTAGCTTGTCTTGGCTTTTATCTGTCAAGAAAAGGTTTAGGATGCTTGCAGTGACTTTTGACAACATGTGCAAGTTACTAATGATAGTACTTGTTTGTCTTTATAGATATTCCTTAAAGTGGCAGAGGACAGTGGAGTTGACACAGAAATCATTTCTGGTAAATTTGTACCTCACTATTAGCTCTCTAGTAAATGGAATGAGCAGTTAAAAGACAAAAATCCAGAAAATATCTAATCTTGTATTATTCATTTTGTTAGATGGAACTGTACCAGTGCGCAGACATAGACAGCACGCATTTGGTGTTGACCACCAGAGCTGCCTCAAACCCCTAACTGAAGATGATAACTTTGACGGCAACGACTCTTACGGTGATCCAGGTAGACCTTGAAATCCTGAAACATGTATACTGTATCATTACAGTAGAGTGAGCCAAATATCACTTTAATTTGTTAAATGTGCCGTTGATATATTTGATTGCCAGAATCAAAAGAGACAGACTATTTGAGCGTTTCCAACGGGAAAGGATCATATCAGGTTAAAGGCTGGAGTTTGAAGAGGCAACAGTTTGTTGCTTTGTTGTGGAAGAGATTGCTGTATGCTCGGCGCTCAACGAAAGGCTTCTTTGCACAGGTaaattagaaattagaaataTAGTCAATTAAAAAACTAAACTTAGGCTGTAAGTAGATCATAGAAACAGTTAGTGTCAATGGTTTCTACGATTCCCAAAAACAACATAAGCCTAAGGAGACTGAATGCACTACAAATTTTTGGGAAACACATTTCATGTCGGTACAGTTCAGTTTTGATCAACTCAATTTGATTCTCTTTGCAGATTGTTCTTCccgctgtgtttgtgtgcatcgCGCTGGTGTTCAGTCTTATTGTGCCGCCATTCGGAAAATATCCCAGCCTGGCTCTTAATCCATGGATGTATGAAGAACAGTTTACATTCATCAGGTATGACAAGGACAACATGCGCTACTTgacatacatttaaaatgcttGCAAGGAACAATTTAGATTAAATATGGTCTTTCTTTGTGACAGTGATGATGCTCCACATGATACAAGCACACAAAAATTACTCAATGCTTTGTTAGATGATCCTGGCTTTGGAACACGATGCATGGAAGGAGAACCAATTCCGTAAGTAACTTGCagtatattaaactttttttgcaactgctattatttttaattcagtaaaaAACGAAGCTTGTCTTCTCCCATGTTTTCAGTGATGCTCCCTGTACAATGGGTGATGAGGAATGGTCTACTCCAGAAGTGGCAGAAAGCATGATGGACATTTTCACATCAAAAAACTGGACCATGGACAACCCATCGCCTGCTTGTGAGTGCAGCTGTAATGGCAAAAAGAAGATGCTCCCAGAATGCCCTGCTGGTGCAGGTGGACTGCCACCTCCTCAGATTAAGATCAGTGAGATTGAGATCCTCCAGAACCTGACGGGACGAAACATCTCAGACTATCTAGTGAAGACCTATGCACAGATCATTGGGAAAAGGTATTGCCTGATTGTCTATCCACATGAACTGAAATAGTTTAGCAGCATCATTCAACACATTAAAGGATTGTTTCTTTCATAGCTTAAAGAACAAGATATGGGTGAATGAATTCAGATATGGAGGATTTTCATTAGGCGCTAGAAGCACTCAGGTACTTCCTCCTGCTGAGGAGATTGATGATGCCATCTCCAGAGTCAGGGACATCTTCCAACTGGGGAAGGTGAGCCAAAATGTTAAGTCTTagcaaatgaatcaaatatttcTCAGGAATAGTGAATTAAGTTCTTATCCTACTCTTTTAGGACTCAGGATCAGCGGCCGACCGTTTCTTGAAAAGCCTGTCTGCCTTCATCAATGGACTGGACACTAAGAACAATGTCAAGGTGAGTGACAATTGGATGAATGccatttctattttatattttaaataaatctactTGGAATGATCTTTATTTGGCATTTTTGTTTTCAGATATGGTTCAATAACAAGGGCTGGCACAGTATTGGCGCTTTCCTCAATGTAATGAACAATGGTATCTTTCGTGCCAGCTTACAACCTGGCAAAGACCCTCGTCAGTTTGGCATCACTACATTCAACCATCCACTCAATCTGACCAAGGAACAGCTTTCTCAAGTGGCCCTGTAAGCATTGAAACATCgagtaaattaaatgaaaatcgcGTTAAGTGCATTGGTCATTTTTTTCTAATATCTGAACCCTGATTTTGGCATTTCAGAATGACTACCTCAGTGGATGTGCTGGTTTCCATCTGTGTGATCTTCGCCATGTCCTTTGTCCCCGCCAGCTTTGTTGTCTTTCTCATTCAGGAGCGAGTCAATAAGGCCAAGCACATGCAGTTTATCAGTGGAGTTCAGCCATTGCTCTACTGGCTGGCCAACTTTCTCTGGGATATGGTGAGTGTCTGGTTTTGCTCTCAAATCTCATAATGCACCACTCACCTACTTGGCTGCTGATCCAAAAATTCTAATGCACATTTCTGTCTATTTTCTGGTACAGTGCAATTATGTCGTCCCTGCTACTCTGGTGATCGTGATCTTTGTGTGCTTTCAACAAAAAGCCTACGTCTCCACCAGCAACCTGCCTGTTCTTGCCCTTCTACTGCTTCtttatgggtaaaaaaaaaaaaagacagatcaAGACATTCACTTATATCAAAAGTACCAGCTCAATATGGTGATAATTTATGTAGGTACCGACAATATATTCCATAATCAGTAACAGAAAAAACAGGTTTaaactatatttataaaaaataaataaataaattataaagtagGGGGAAAAAACAGATTATGAAGTATGTTTggggacatttttttaaagaaaatttctaatagaaatataataaatataggaggaaaaacattaaaaagcatatcTGAGGAAATTTTTTGAAGAGAATGTGAAatagaaatggggggggggtgaTTATATAGTATGTTTAGGGACAtttttgaagaaaatgtaaaacgaTAAAAATAGAAACATCACATTATAAATTCTGTTTGGGTATATTCTCTAAATAAATTGCGAAAGAAATggaatataacatacaaaataaaaaaaacaaagtactTTTAAGTACATTAGAAGAAGATGTGAAATATAATAAacttaagaaaaatgtattataaagtacatatagGTACATTTTCTGAAGATAATGGGAAAGaaattgaatataaaaaatagaaagaaataagtcatcaaatatcaaataaatatagaacatatTCATATATATGGTGTATCTATATATATGGTATGTTTAGATATATTTTCAAAAGAAGATGTGAGGGGTGCTTGTCTTTTGAAAAATATGTCTCTTAGAGCCTCTTTGTATTTCCTTTAGTGAAAGAGCAGCCCCACATCTACTGTATGTGTAAATTCTGCAGATATGGAAAGATCCCTTTGGGGCCCTGTATGGGATTATACATTATACTTTACAAAGCACACAATCTGGTAATCTTCCTTAGTGAAAAGAGCCCTCCCTCATGTCTCTATGTTATTGCAGTACCAAGATATGATTGGGGCCTGAAATGGGCCCTCAATACACTGCCAATTTGCACATAACCTTTTCCTTGGTAATAAATACTTATTCTTATCTCTCTTCAGATGGTCCATCACTCCTCTTATGTACCCAGCTTCATTCCTCTTCAAAATCCCTAGCACTGCTTATGTGGTTCTCACTAGCGTCAACATCCTCATTGGGATCAATGGCAGCGTGTCCACTTTTGTCATGGAGTTATTTGGAAAtaatgtaaaaagttttttttttttttggtttcatcCTAAATGTTATCTTGCTATTGCTATTCTTAGCAGTAATTTACAAGCACATATAACGATTTCTAATATCGTCATCCCCTGCTGCAGGAGATCGGTGGCATTAATGACATCCTGAAGAATGTTTTGCTCATCTTTCCACATTTCTGCCTTGGCCGAGGTCTCATCGACATGGTGAAGAATCAGGCCATGGCTGATGCTCTGGAGAGATTTGGTAAGATTAGCTTGCTCTGctttacattaaaaatgttttgacaCAGATATATACCAATACAAAGCAATGAAGTCCAGAGTTTGACCTCATAAGCTTGTTCTGCATTGACTGTATTAACTGTAACTACTGCAAGGATAAATATTACAGATGCTGAATGCTCTTACCTTATTAGGTGAAAACAGTTTCCGTTCTCCATTGGAGTGGGACATGGTGGGCAAGAATCTTTTTGCCATGGCTGTGGAAGGAGTGGTTTTCTTCATCATCACAGTCCTTATCCAGTATCGTTTCTTCTTTGAACCCAAGTAAACAACATCACAAGATATTCTgtaacaaattacattaatatgaATTGCTAATGAATTTATGGATTAGATGATTTAGAAGATCTAATATGATGGTTTGATCAATTCTTGCAGGTCTTTAAGAGCCAAGTTGAGTCCGATTggagaggaggatgaggatgtgGCCAGAGAGAGGCAGAGAATCATGAGTGGAGCTGGACAGGGAGACATTCTTGAACTCCGACAACT is part of the Carassius carassius chromosome 33, fCarCar2.1, whole genome shotgun sequence genome and harbors:
- the LOC132113872 gene encoding phospholipid-transporting ATPase ABCA1-like is translated as MSISTQLGLLLWKNFTYRRRQTLQLLTEIVWPLFIFFILITVRLNYPPYEQHECHFPNKAMPSAGTLPWIQGIVCNANNPCFRHPTPGESPGIVGNFNDSIISRLFSDAKKILLYSQNDKSLDGFKELISALKVMQKNTAGFKLKDFLHENETLSTFLQQNASFSHNYVQNVLEADVNLEKVLIKGFGVHLRDMCSSTTLEDFVSISDKRVARFTQDLICSSPNSWLDQAERHFKSNLDFLKPIRSNTRTNATDVRLVAKATDNLLESLGSLAVELASMRSWSDLRNEILFLTENATGSPSLMYQAVSRIVCGHPEGGGLKIKSLNWYEDSNFQALFGSHNDSDDEPVSVYDNTTTPYCNNFMKNMEASPISRMIWRALKPLLMGKILYTPHSPATQKIIHEVNKTFQELGILRDLGGMWEEARPKVWNFMENSEEMDLMRTLLRNNATASFFSAQLAGTQWSVEDAISFLSKHSEDTRPHGTAFTWRDIFNETDQAIMSISRFMECVNLDKLEPVSTEEKLLKESMSLLDNRKFWAGIVFLDVQSNSSELPPHVTYKIRMDIDNVERTNKIKDGYWDPGPRADPFEDLRYIWGGFTYLQDVVEHGIIRAVTGTKEKTGVYIQQMPYPCYVDDIFLRIMSRSMPLFMTLAWMYSVAIIIKGVVYEKEARLKETMRIMGLDNGILWFSWFISSLIPLLISAGLLVLLLKMGNLLPYSDPGIVFLFLGSFAVVTIMQCFLISTVFARANLAAACGGIIYFTLYLPYVLCVAWQDYVGFSAKVIASLLSPVAFGFGCEYFALFEEQGVGIQWNNLFSSPVEEDNYNLTTCLILMYFDAFLYGVMTWYIETVFPGQYGIPRPWYFPFTKSYWFGESNTNKTAVHGKKSNAGAVCTEEEPTHLELGVYIKSLVKVYRHGKKLAVDGLTLGFYEGQITSFLGHNGAGKTTTMSILTGLFPPTSGTAYIMGKDIRSELSSIRRSLGVCPQHNVLFSMLTVEEHIWFYGRLKGLSEEEVKTETEQILTDTGLPHKRKSRTSQLSGGMQRKLSVALAFVGGSKVVILDEPTAGVDPYARRGIWDLLLKYRAGRTIILSTHHMDEADILGDRIAIISHGKLCCVGSSLYLKTQLGTGYYLTLVKKNTEPSLSSCRNSGSTVSFVKKDDNASESSSDAGLGSDQESEAATAIGTTWSESPVVPVDVALISSLILKHVPAARMVEDLGHEITYVLPYESAKDGAFVELFNDLDDRLADLCISSYGVSDTTLEEIFLKVAEDSGVDTEIISDGTVPVRRHRQHAFGVDHQSCLKPLTEDDNFDGNDSYGDPESKETDYLSVSNGKGSYQVKGWSLKRQQFVALLWKRLLYARRSTKGFFAQIVLPAVFVCIALVFSLIVPPFGKYPSLALNPWMYEEQFTFISDDAPHDTSTQKLLNALLDDPGFGTRCMEGEPIPDAPCTMGDEEWSTPEVAESMMDIFTSKNWTMDNPSPACECSCNGKKKMLPECPAGAGGLPPPQIKISEIEILQNLTGRNISDYLVKTYAQIIGKSLKNKIWVNEFRYGGFSLGARSTQVLPPAEEIDDAISRVRDIFQLGKDSGSAADRFLKSLSAFINGLDTKNNVKIWFNNKGWHSIGAFLNVMNNGIFRASLQPGKDPRQFGITTFNHPLNLTKEQLSQVALMTTSVDVLVSICVIFAMSFVPASFVVFLIQERVNKAKHMQFISGVQPLLYWLANFLWDMCNYVVPATLVIVIFVCFQQKAYVSTSNLPVLALLLLLYGWSITPLMYPASFLFKIPSTAYVVLTSVNILIGINGSVSTFVMELFGNNEIGGINDILKNVLLIFPHFCLGRGLIDMVKNQAMADALERFGENSFRSPLEWDMVGKNLFAMAVEGVVFFIITVLIQYRFFFEPKSLRAKLSPIGEEDEDVARERQRIMSGAGQGDILELRQLTKVYKRKQKPAVDRLCVGIPPGECFGLLGVNGAGKTSTFKMLTGDSVVTKGEAFLAGKSILREIDEVHQNMGYCPQFDAINDLLTGREHLEFYAILRGVPEKEVCEVAEWGINKLGLIKYMDKKAGSYSGGNMRKLSTAISLIGAPPVVFLDEPTTGMDPKARRALWNCIHSVIKEGRSVLLTSHSMEECEALCTRMAIMVNGRFRCLGSVQHLKNRFGDGYTIILRVAGPNPDLQPVMKFIESELPGSTLKEKHRNMLQYQLPSSLTSLAHIFSILAKNKEFLRIEDYSVSQTTLDQVFVNFAKDQSDDHSESSIRRKETAVNMALLSPLSIKGNTEKPIESFV